AAGCTCTAATGCCACTCCTATAGCGGCAAGGCTGTTAAGGGCATTGTGAGTGCCTGCAAGCGGAACCTGAAACCTTCCAAGATTTTTGCCCCTTAGGTGGACATTAAAGCTCACAGCCATCCCATGTATTTTTAAGGCATCTGCCCTAAGCCCTGCATCATCCGAAAAGCCGTATGTAAGTGTGCGCCTGCTCACGGATGGAATAAGCTCCCTTATATACTCGTTGTCTATGCATAAGATGGAAATGCCATAAAACGGAACCTTATCCATAAAAGAAAGGAATGCCGATTTAAGACGGTCCATTGTCTTAAAAAACTCCATATGCTCTCTGTCTATGTTTGTGACCACCGAGATAGTGGGGCTTAGCTTAAGAAACGAGCCGTCGGATTCATCAGCCTCAGCAACTATGAAGTTACCCCTGCCCAATCTTGCATTAGTTCCTAATGCATTGAGTTTTCCGCCGATAACCACAGTCGGGTCAAGCCCTGCATGGGCAAGGATGGTCGATATAAGGGATGTGGTTGTTGTCTTTCCATGTGCTCCTGCAACTAATACGGAATATTTAAGTCTTCCAATCTCAGCGAGCATCTCAGCTCTCGGTATTACGGGTATTGCCCTTTTGTTTGCCTCGATGACCTCGACATTTTCCTTTGACACAGCAGATGAGATGACAACCACATGAGCAGTCTTTATGTTTTCTTCCCTGTGCCCGATATAAATCTTTGCACCAAGTTTTCTCAGCCTCTTTGTGTTGTCGGAGTCTTTTAAATCCGAGCCAGTTACCTCATAGCCTAAGTTCAGAAGCACCTCTGCTATGCCGCTCATGCCGATTCCGCCTATTCCTATGAAATGTATCACTCTGTAGCGCTCAAACATATTCAGGACTTCTTCTTCAGGTTTATAAGGCTTAAGGCGATGTTAACGACCTTCTCTCCTGAATCCGGCATCCCCATGGCAAGGCTCTGTTTTTTCATCCCAGCCCTCAGGTCCTCGGACATATATATCTCCTTTATGTTTTGGGCAAGGACTTCGCCCCTTAACTCAACCTCCAATATCAGTCTTGAAGCCCCTGCCTCGGCGAGTTTCCTTGCATTGAACTCCTGATGTCCCCGAGCATAAGGATAGGGAATTAATATGGCAGGCTTTCCTAATGCCGTAATCTCTGCAAGCGTCGTTGCACCTGCCCTCGATATAACAAGGTCAGCAACCGAGTATGCCTCTGCCATCTGATATATGAAAGGCGTAACCATTGCAAATATGCCGCTTTTCCTGTACGCATTTCTTATACTTTCATAATCGGCATCTCCTGTCTGATGCAAAAACTGCACATTGCCCTTTATGTCAAAAAGGTAATTAAGACAGTTGACGACTGCATTGTTTATGCTTCTTGAGCCTGAGCTTCCGCCTGAGACGAATACCGTAAACATATCCTCCTTTAAAGAGAAAATCTCATATGCGGATTTCCTGTCTAAGTGAGGAGAAAGCATCTTACGCCTGATTGGGTTTCCAGTAAGACGGGTCTTTGAGATTGGAAAAAATGTAATGCTTTCGTGATAGGTGACTGCTATGGCATCCACAAACCTTCCAAGCACCCTATTAGCCATGCCTGGCACAAGGTTCTGCTCCATGATAAGGGTTGGAATGCCCAAAAGGCATGCCATTCCTACAGGCACAAAAGAGGCATATCCGCCTGTACCTATCACTATATCGGGCTTGATAGCCTTAAGAAGATCCCTCGAATAAAAAACCGCACTACACATCTTTATCAAGGACTTTATCTTTTTAACAGGCGATTTCCCCACAAAGCCCTCGGCAGGTATAAACCTGACTGGATAGCCCTCCTTGGGTATCAGCCTTGACTCTATGCCATGCTCTGTGCCTATGAAAATCACCTCTGCCTTTTCATTTCTATGTTTAAACTCCTCTGCCACTGCTATGCCGGGCAATACATGTCCGCCTGTGCCTCCGCCTGCAATCACGATTTTCACTGCACATTCCCATAGACTTTTCTTCTTGCCCGCTTAAGCTTCATAATGTCCTCTATCCCATCGAGCCTGTTGACCATTGCCTTTTCATGTCCTGCCTTCGAGACATTAAGCAGTATGCCTATTCCTGTCATGTTTACAAGCAAAGATGAGCCTCCATAACTTATAAATGGAAGGGGCAAGCCCTTTGTCGGTGCAAGCCCGGTCACTACAAAAAAGTTCATGAGTGCCTGAACCGCTATCATTATCGTCAGACCAAACGAAAGATAATATATAAACGGCTGGGTGCTGTTTTTATCCGCAATCAACACACCCCTTATAAAGAGAAATGCAAAGAGAAAAACGACGAATGCGGCAATTATGAACCCTAATTCCTCGCCCACTATAGAAAAAATGAAATCCGTATGCACCTCGGGCAAAAAGGAAAGTTTCTGTCTTCCGTTTCCAAGACCAACTCCTGTAAGACCTCCACTTCCAAGGGCAATAAAAGACTGAACGAGCTGAAATCCACTTCCCTGTGCATCCTGCCATGGGTTAAGAAAGGCAGTTATCCTTTTCAGCCTGTAAGGCTCCATGAGAAGCTTTAATACTACAGGCACTGCCATTGCAAGCAAAGCCAAAAGGTATCTCAGCCTGATGCCTGAGATGAAAAGCATAGAGACAGTCAGGATGCCGAGAGTAACGGTTGCCCCGAAA
This region of Nitrospirota bacterium genomic DNA includes:
- a CDS encoding UDP-N-acetylmuramate--L-alanine ligase, which produces MFERYRVIHFIGIGGIGMSGIAEVLLNLGYEVTGSDLKDSDNTKRLRKLGAKIYIGHREENIKTAHVVVISSAVSKENVEVIEANKRAIPVIPRAEMLAEIGRLKYSVLVAGAHGKTTTTSLISTILAHAGLDPTVVIGGKLNALGTNARLGRGNFIVAEADESDGSFLKLSPTISVVTNIDREHMEFFKTMDRLKSAFLSFMDKVPFYGISILCIDNEYIRELIPSVSRRTLTYGFSDDAGLRADALKIHGMAVSFNVHLRGKNLGRFQVPLAGTHNALNSLAAIGVALELQIDIKKIKEALEGFKGIERRLEFKGETKGIKLYDDYGHHPSEIKATLRALRQSIKKGSLSVIFQPHRYTRTKSLFEEFLKSFDDADTLFLMDIYPAGEKPIKGITSEALSKKIKKRHKGVIFISDRQEMIEHISGHLKLGETLLTLGAGDVYKVGEEILKRLMER
- the murG gene encoding undecaprenyldiphospho-muramoylpentapeptide beta-N-acetylglucosaminyltransferase — protein: MKIVIAGGGTGGHVLPGIAVAEEFKHRNEKAEVIFIGTEHGIESRLIPKEGYPVRFIPAEGFVGKSPVKKIKSLIKMCSAVFYSRDLLKAIKPDIVIGTGGYASFVPVGMACLLGIPTLIMEQNLVPGMANRVLGRFVDAIAVTYHESITFFPISKTRLTGNPIRRKMLSPHLDRKSAYEIFSLKEDMFTVFVSGGSSGSRSINNAVVNCLNYLFDIKGNVQFLHQTGDADYESIRNAYRKSGIFAMVTPFIYQMAEAYSVADLVISRAGATTLAEITALGKPAILIPYPYARGHQEFNARKLAEAGASRLILEVELRGEVLAQNIKEIYMSEDLRAGMKKQSLAMGMPDSGEKVVNIALSLINLKKKS
- the ftsW gene encoding putative lipid II flippase FtsW; this encodes METIAPFRTFDRWLLIIVFALMGFGALMVYSSTSVITPEKKNLTPFYYFLRYLLTMAVSLVMMVFAYRVKPRLLMKLSIPLLVLSFVLLILVFVPGIGVTAGRATRWIRLGVMTFQPSELAKLSMVIFIASYMSSSGFKAERFYSIAVPLSVMAVFQVMFLLQPDFGATVTLGILTVSMLFISGIRLRYLLALLAMAVPVVLKLLMEPYRLKRITAFLNPWQDAQGSGFQLVQSFIALGSGGLTGVGLGNGRQKLSFLPEVHTDFIFSIVGEELGFIIAAFVVFLFAFLFIRGVLIADKNSTQPFIYYLSFGLTIMIAVQALMNFFVVTGLAPTKGLPLPFISYGGSSLLVNMTGIGILLNVSKAGHEKAMVNRLDGIEDIMKLKRARRKVYGNVQ